A single window of Candidatus Chlorobium masyuteum DNA harbors:
- a CDS encoding retron St85 family effector protein produces MLREIKTKKLLQENLSSLVFAFNNTRVFHPVNVSKFVFLCGANQSKNIISERRKALLEFASKKLPHTQFFLAEKVFNTLKNEEHKGNVLEIENLISAFSDYIIIILESRSAFAELGAFANKVLCGKLIVINDLKFKNEESFINEGPIKFIEEYSGADHVIYYKMKDDGVHSLDAIGDIYNEIYEFLKDPIKSVNTPVNLDACNPALCFNKDSAMFLHDLIYISGPVQHKELIEILILLFGKQNFNKVKHLLAILSSFGSVERSSSGLYRSKINDTYYKYNFDLNKIISSFRNYMLKYYPERIYAYS; encoded by the coding sequence ATGTTAAGAGAGATTAAAACCAAGAAGTTGTTACAAGAGAATCTCAGTTCTCTTGTTTTTGCATTTAACAATACGAGGGTTTTTCATCCTGTTAATGTTTCTAAATTTGTGTTTTTATGTGGGGCAAATCAATCGAAAAATATAATATCCGAAAGACGTAAGGCTCTTCTCGAATTTGCTAGTAAAAAATTACCGCATACTCAGTTTTTTCTCGCCGAAAAAGTATTTAATACGCTTAAAAACGAAGAACATAAGGGAAATGTTCTTGAGATTGAAAACCTGATATCAGCTTTTTCAGATTATATAATTATTATTCTTGAAAGTCGAAGCGCCTTTGCAGAACTTGGCGCTTTTGCTAATAAAGTCCTTTGCGGTAAATTAATTGTTATTAATGATTTGAAGTTTAAAAATGAAGAATCATTTATCAATGAAGGCCCTATAAAATTTATTGAAGAGTACTCTGGAGCAGATCATGTTATATACTACAAAATGAAAGATGATGGCGTTCATAGTTTAGATGCGATAGGCGACATATATAACGAAATATATGAGTTTTTAAAAGATCCGATTAAGAGCGTAAATACTCCAGTTAATCTTGATGCATGTAATCCCGCTTTGTGTTTTAACAAAGATTCCGCAATGTTTCTTCATGATCTTATTTACATCTCAGGGCCAGTTCAACATAAGGAATTGATCGAAATACTGATATTGCTTTTCGGTAAGCAAAATTTTAATAAAGTAAAGCATTTGTTGGCTATTCTGTCATCGTTTGGTTCTGTTGAAAGAAGTTCAAGTGGTTTGTATCGAAGTAAAATAAATGATACATATTACAAATATAACTTTGACTTAAACAAGATTATTTCGTCTTTTAGAAACTATATGCTCAAATATTATCCTGAGAGGATATATGCATATTCGTGA
- a CDS encoding retron St85 family RNA-directed DNA polymerase, whose amino-acid sequence MHIRDAIAIDLSVPVSIVDEALKESRIYVKKFTLPKKSGGSREIFHPSKKLKTVQYWLIFNILSKLPIHSSAVAYRDGISILNNAKKHCHNRFFLKLDLKEFFHSIVFSDLLPLIEDWYQNISVDWVFGPEEKDLIRKSCFYKEDRLAIGYPSSPVISNVVMYQFDLNVESLVSSGRFGDVCYTRYADDLIFSTDKKGGCKVLLREISDLIGRHKSPDITLNSAKTRLGSSTGGTASVTGLKVCNNGYITVHRKQKDHIRLLLSLYAKGELKPDEYRSLLGHLAYCHYVAPSFYSRLAQKYFKEIHELRASVF is encoded by the coding sequence ATGCATATTCGTGATGCTATCGCTATAGATCTTAGTGTTCCCGTGTCTATAGTGGACGAGGCATTGAAAGAGTCTCGCATTTATGTTAAAAAATTCACTTTGCCTAAGAAGAGTGGTGGTTCAAGAGAAATATTTCATCCCTCCAAGAAGTTAAAAACCGTACAGTATTGGTTGATTTTCAATATTTTAAGCAAATTACCAATACATAGTTCAGCAGTTGCATATCGAGATGGAATTTCAATATTAAATAATGCAAAAAAACATTGCCATAATCGTTTTTTTCTTAAACTTGATCTTAAGGAATTTTTCCACAGTATTGTTTTTAGTGATTTGTTGCCGTTAATTGAGGATTGGTATCAAAATATCAGTGTTGATTGGGTTTTTGGACCCGAAGAAAAAGATTTGATAAGAAAATCTTGTTTTTATAAAGAAGATCGACTTGCTATTGGATACCCTTCATCACCAGTGATTAGCAATGTTGTTATGTATCAGTTTGATCTTAATGTTGAGAGTCTTGTGTCTTCGGGACGTTTTGGAGATGTTTGTTATACTAGGTACGCTGATGATCTCATATTTTCTACGGATAAAAAAGGTGGCTGTAAGGTTTTGTTGAGGGAAATATCCGATTTAATTGGACGTCATAAATCTCCCGATATTACTTTAAACTCCGCCAAGACCAGACTTGGCAGTAGTACTGGTGGCACAGCTTCAGTTACCGGATTAAAGGTTTGCAATAATGGATATATTACAGTTCATAGAAAACAAAAAGATCATATTAGACTATTATTGAGTTTATATGCTAAGGGTGAATTGAAACCTGATGAATATCGATCTTTATTGGGCCATTTGGCATATTGTCATTATGTTGCTCCTTCTTTTTATTCCAGATTAGCACAAAAATATTTTAAAGAAATTCATGAACTCCGTGCCAGCGTATTCTGA
- a CDS encoding type II toxin-antitoxin system Phd/YefM family antitoxin encodes MITARKIMRLNPQIIEKGGKKEFVVLPYEEYQAIEELMEDYMDLIDLREAKAEGHDQSSVPLDEVIKELKKG; translated from the coding sequence ATGATTACCGCCAGAAAAATTATGCGCCTTAACCCTCAAATCATAGAAAAAGGGGGGAAAAAAGAGTTTGTTGTTTTGCCCTATGAAGAATATCAGGCAATAGAAGAGCTGATGGAAGATTATATGGATCTGATTGATCTTCGGGAAGCAAAAGCCGAAGGGCATGATCAATCATCTGTGCCACTTGATGAGGTGATCAAAGAGCTGAAAAAAGGCTGA
- a CDS encoding addiction module protein: MSSHNIHLSRAEKPRVMEAIWEDLTHEKESLEAPDWHNNALRKTEHRLSAGQEQIVEWHQAKSELRKRFE, from the coding sequence GTGTCGTCCCACAATATTCATCTTTCGCGGGCAGAAAAACCGAGAGTCATGGAAGCCATATGGGAAGATCTGACGCATGAAAAAGAGTCATTAGAAGCTCCAGACTGGCACAATAACGCTTTGCGGAAAACTGAACATCGATTGAGCGCAGGCCAAGAGCAGATTGTGGAATGGCATCAAGCGAAATCCGAACTTCGAAAAAGATTCGAATGA
- a CDS encoding PIN domain-containing protein: METSAVHLILSAVEKSKFQLVWSPVHLKEIEATANEVERAELLYLIAKTQSRSEHNTLLTRNRAEFFVSKGLGIADAAHLAYSESFQAELITCDDKFAKKSKTITPAIWVGNPVAFCEKEELL; the protein is encoded by the coding sequence ATGGAAACCTCGGCTGTTCACTTAATTTTGTCGGCTGTGGAGAAAAGTAAATTTCAACTTGTTTGGTCACCTGTCCATTTGAAAGAAATTGAAGCAACAGCGAATGAAGTTGAACGAGCAGAGTTACTCTATTTGATAGCGAAAACTCAAAGCCGTTCAGAGCACAATACTCTTTTGACCAGGAATCGGGCTGAATTCTTTGTAAGCAAAGGCCTTGGAATTGCTGATGCAGCTCATCTGGCGTATTCCGAGTCATTTCAAGCGGAATTGATTACCTGTGACGATAAATTTGCAAAGAAAAGCAAAACCATTACCCCGGCAATCTGGGTAGGTAATCCAGTAGCGTTTTGCGAAAAGGAGGAACTGTTATGA
- a CDS encoding DUF2442 domain-containing protein — MQHKFIKVLAIDILDHCSLRIHFDNGTVKEINLEPVLYGELYEPLRNHDFFRQAIVDDEAGTIVWPNGADFDPDLLYAWDEHVETFATQMRKVEQS; from the coding sequence ATGCAACATAAATTTATAAAGGTCCTGGCCATTGATATTCTCGACCACTGTTCATTGCGTATCCATTTCGATAATGGTACGGTAAAGGAAATCAATCTGGAACCTGTTTTGTATGGTGAACTCTATGAACCGCTACGCAATCATGACTTTTTCAGACAAGCGATTGTTGACGATGAAGCAGGAACAATCGTATGGCCAAATGGAGCGGACTTTGACCCTGACTTGCTCTACGCATGGGATGAACACGTCGAAACCTTTGCAACCCAGATGCGCAAAGTTGAACAGTCTTAG
- a CDS encoding type II toxin-antitoxin system Phd/YefM family antitoxin, with protein MIAISTTELRRNLRKYLDIANKERVIIQCGKSETYEIIPARKMSDTDRYFSDPKVVEHLQRSLQQVEEGKTMVLKKSDIKNLLQS; from the coding sequence ATGATTGCAATAAGTACTACAGAGTTGAGGCGTAACCTCCGGAAATACCTTGATATCGCAAATAAGGAACGGGTAATTATCCAGTGCGGGAAGAGCGAAACCTATGAAATTATCCCTGCCCGTAAAATGAGCGATACCGACCGTTATTTTTCGGATCCCAAGGTTGTTGAGCATTTACAGCGCTCTCTTCAGCAGGTAGAAGAGGGTAAAACTATGGTGCTCAAAAAATCAGATATCAAAAATCTTCTACAATCGTAA
- a CDS encoding 3'-5' exonuclease, with amino-acid sequence MYLLFDTESTGLPRNWKTPVTDLNNWPRLVQLAYLSFDGDGNQTGSGNYIVKPEGFSIPPEASAIHGITTSQALAEGLELKRVMEEFYSEVERAEWIVAHNMSFDEKILGAEFLRLGMPNIMPAKKKICTMQESVDFCAIKNSYGNKWPKLSELHQKLFNCDFQESHNASVDVAVTAKCFWELKLLGVI; translated from the coding sequence ATGTACCTACTCTTTGATACGGAATCAACGGGTCTGCCGCGAAACTGGAAGACTCCGGTGACGGACCTGAACAACTGGCCGAGGCTTGTGCAGTTGGCTTATCTCTCTTTTGATGGAGACGGCAATCAAACCGGATCGGGGAACTATATCGTCAAGCCGGAAGGGTTTTCTATTCCGCCGGAGGCTTCCGCAATTCACGGGATAACGACCTCGCAGGCATTGGCTGAAGGGCTGGAGCTGAAGCGTGTGATGGAGGAGTTTTATTCCGAGGTTGAGAGGGCGGAGTGGATTGTGGCTCACAACATGAGCTTTGACGAAAAGATTCTCGGGGCTGAGTTCCTGCGGCTCGGTATGCCGAACATCATGCCCGCGAAGAAGAAGATCTGCACCATGCAGGAATCGGTCGATTTCTGTGCCATCAAAAATTCTTACGGAAACAAGTGGCCCAAACTCTCCGAACTCCATCAGAAGCTCTTCAACTGCGATTTTCAGGAGTCCCATAACGCATCGGTTGACGTAGCCGTCACCGCCAAATGCTTTTGGGAACTCAAACTCCTCGGCGTTATCTAA
- a CDS encoding metallophosphoesterase, with product MKKSPVRLFLIAFTAILSCCSWLEVKAAENSVKGNGTPLKHATTVIPNPYNQKGQIVCISDIHLGIDDSYAECNKNRQPLVRFLNQVRQSPAVRELVIAGDLIDEWFIPADVETFRGGTQRNFVTALAHNNQPVINAFQQIINERRIKVTYVPGNHDLLITAGDVQSILPGITQARDVQGLGSYSPLGHPGIVIEHGHRYNFFCAPDPFSNRAIAKGSILPPGYFFTRIATQSVKEGKPKPPGGILPIIPPGSQPTLMYEYWQQWYNLMKMFPIKEGLNDKIIKTNIDGYTLNYSINDLVPQVKKGVIDVTLFKRIATKKIWEDRQTHNNVAIHIPVDTAITKADSNSETDDQARIQYFTNSGSDKRIVIFGHTHDAKIIPFQKDKENDKEAKKIYANSGTWIDSKVDKNDIPIMTFVVVTPGKSGISAESVTLYRYLPDGTITQLATETLTSVKK from the coding sequence ATGAAAAAATCACCCGTAAGGCTTTTCCTCATCGCGTTTACCGCCATTCTCAGCTGCTGCAGCTGGCTTGAGGTTAAGGCCGCTGAAAATTCGGTTAAAGGCAATGGAACGCCCCTTAAGCATGCAACAACAGTAATTCCCAACCCGTACAATCAGAAAGGCCAGATCGTCTGCATCAGCGACATCCATTTAGGTATCGATGACAGCTATGCCGAGTGTAACAAAAACCGTCAGCCCCTCGTCCGCTTTCTGAACCAGGTCCGGCAATCTCCCGCTGTAAGGGAGCTGGTCATAGCCGGAGATCTTATTGATGAATGGTTCATTCCCGCAGATGTTGAAACGTTCAGGGGGGGAACTCAGCGTAATTTTGTCACTGCCCTGGCACACAACAATCAACCGGTGATCAATGCTTTTCAGCAGATTATCAACGAGCGCAGGATCAAGGTTACCTATGTGCCGGGAAATCACGATCTGCTGATTACAGCCGGCGATGTTCAGAGTATCCTGCCGGGAATAACGCAGGCAAGGGATGTTCAGGGTCTGGGTTCATACTCTCCCCTCGGACACCCCGGGATAGTTATCGAACACGGGCATCGTTACAATTTTTTCTGTGCACCTGACCCCTTCTCAAACCGGGCCATTGCAAAGGGCTCCATATTGCCTCCGGGCTATTTTTTTACTCGCATTGCGACGCAATCAGTGAAAGAAGGCAAGCCAAAGCCTCCGGGCGGAATCCTGCCGATAATACCTCCCGGCAGCCAGCCAACTCTGATGTATGAATACTGGCAGCAATGGTACAATCTCATGAAGATGTTCCCGATAAAAGAGGGTTTGAATGACAAGATCATAAAAACCAACATTGACGGCTATACGTTAAACTATTCAATCAACGACCTCGTGCCTCAGGTGAAAAAAGGCGTTATCGATGTCACGTTGTTCAAGAGAATTGCAACGAAAAAAATATGGGAAGACAGGCAGACGCACAACAATGTGGCTATTCATATACCGGTAGATACAGCAATCACAAAGGCCGATTCAAACAGTGAGACGGATGACCAGGCAAGAATTCAATACTTTACCAATTCAGGTTCTGACAAGCGCATTGTCATCTTTGGACACACTCACGATGCAAAAATTATTCCCTTCCAAAAGGACAAGGAGAATGACAAGGAAGCAAAAAAGATTTACGCCAATTCCGGAACATGGATTGACAGCAAGGTCGATAAAAACGATATCCCGATCATGACTTTTGTGGTTGTAACACCCGGGAAAAGCGGTATTTCAGCCGAATCTGTCACTCTTTATCGTTATTTGCCTGACGGAACGATAACGCAATTGGCCACAGAAACCCTGACGAGCGTCAAAAAGTAA
- a CDS encoding amidohydrolase family protein, with translation MQTGNVDVHCHFFNGAFAFEELLEIGWRWLHDHYPYKQDEQLRLKALNIIPPELEKLINYVASLFAAIIRSPEENYNYEQHCYTASQWKPSRPLITAPLMMDIFFMFDNGTSCKQKSKLLKLPAEKKRAAFSPSLIAEQEQYSFDEFAEEMKQKVLRACAERVSRNERALDLKATSTAPVAAELDRVIREFKSGTGEEPKTRGLTARSDVQMTRGYRKHLKALMDLKKKSPETVFPFLAVDPRRIGIEQLVKEQVIDGKFQGVKLYCPLGYLPSHPDLYPVYKLCIEHDIPITCHTSPGGFQSKCGTISTLSRKRDGTVVNVLFDETTVKRVHEGDTAQSLFFARPQNWLEVLENSEFSKLRINFAHFGGSDHIKACAAARGSSAPDNWTAEIISLMERFENVYADIAYCPDVSLQEIEAIIKQHPIVEERLMFGTDFVMIIMTNERLEEYFNHYTGINSRMAGDNAAAFLRL, from the coding sequence ATGCAGACCGGAAACGTTGATGTTCACTGCCATTTTTTTAACGGTGCTTTTGCCTTCGAAGAACTTCTCGAAATCGGATGGAGATGGCTGCATGACCATTACCCATATAAACAGGATGAACAGCTCAGACTGAAAGCCCTTAATATCATCCCTCCAGAGCTGGAAAAGCTCATCAACTACGTCGCCTCATTGTTTGCAGCCATCATCAGAAGCCCTGAAGAGAATTACAACTATGAACAGCACTGCTATACCGCGAGTCAGTGGAAACCCTCCAGGCCGTTGATTACCGCGCCGCTGATGATGGACATTTTTTTTATGTTTGATAACGGCACCTCTTGTAAGCAGAAATCAAAACTCCTGAAATTGCCCGCAGAAAAAAAGAGGGCGGCTTTTTCCCCGTCGCTGATCGCCGAGCAGGAACAGTACTCATTTGATGAATTTGCGGAGGAGATGAAACAAAAGGTTCTCCGTGCCTGTGCAGAGCGGGTTTCCCGGAACGAGCGCGCTCTTGATCTGAAAGCAACAAGCACAGCCCCTGTTGCTGCGGAGCTTGACCGCGTAATCAGAGAGTTTAAATCCGGTACCGGTGAAGAGCCCAAAACGAGAGGGCTGACTGCCCGCAGCGATGTCCAGATGACGAGGGGGTATCGCAAACACCTGAAAGCCCTGATGGATCTTAAAAAAAAGAGCCCTGAAACCGTTTTCCCGTTTCTGGCCGTTGACCCTCGGCGTATCGGAATCGAGCAGCTTGTAAAAGAGCAGGTAATCGATGGTAAATTCCAGGGAGTAAAACTCTACTGTCCTCTCGGATACCTCCCCTCCCATCCCGACCTCTATCCTGTCTACAAACTCTGCATTGAGCACGATATCCCCATTACCTGCCACACCTCCCCGGGTGGGTTCCAGTCAAAGTGCGGCACAATCAGCACCCTGAGCCGGAAGAGAGACGGAACTGTGGTGAACGTACTATTTGACGAAACAACAGTTAAGCGGGTTCATGAGGGAGATACCGCTCAAAGTCTCTTTTTTGCCAGACCGCAAAACTGGCTTGAAGTGCTTGAAAACAGCGAGTTCAGCAAATTGCGCATCAATTTCGCCCATTTCGGCGGATCGGATCATATCAAAGCCTGTGCCGCCGCCCGGGGCTCATCAGCTCCGGATAACTGGACAGCAGAGATCATCAGCCTGATGGAGCGATTCGAGAACGTTTACGCCGACATAGCCTACTGCCCCGATGTTTCGCTTCAGGAGATCGAGGCCATAATCAAACAACACCCGATTGTTGAGGAGCGCCTTATGTTCGGCACTGATTTTGTTATGATCATCATGACAAATGAGAGACTTGAGGAGTACTTCAACCATTATACCGGCATTAACTCCCGCATGGCAGGAGATAATGCTGCGGCATTTCTCCGACTGTAA
- a CDS encoding c-type cytochrome encodes MMKRVIRAVALLFACIGFARQAEAQEMTLAMLSSKYNLPQGQETYNRACGVCHDNGVMNAPKVCNVADWQPRMAQGMQALINHAIDGINTMPAKGGMESLTLAQCSDAVAYMMSLCDITVAKK; translated from the coding sequence ATGATGAAGAGGGTAATAAGAGCTGTTGCGTTGCTTTTTGCCTGTATCGGGTTTGCCCGGCAGGCAGAGGCTCAGGAGATGACCCTGGCGATGTTATCGTCGAAATATAACCTTCCACAAGGTCAGGAGACCTACAACCGGGCTTGTGGAGTCTGTCATGATAACGGTGTGATGAATGCACCGAAAGTTTGCAACGTAGCTGATTGGCAGCCACGGATGGCGCAGGGTATGCAGGCGCTCATCAATCATGCTATTGATGGCATCAATACTATGCCTGCAAAGGGGGGAATGGAATCACTGACTCTTGCCCAGTGTTCCGATGCTGTTGCTTATATGATGTCACTGTGTGATATAACAGTGGCCAAAAAATAG
- a CDS encoding ABC transporter ATP-binding protein yields the protein MVLLTVEGLQKKYGLKHLFTDVSFGIDDRDKIGIIGANGSGKSTLLKILAGVETPDKGKVMVANQKRIAYLPQDSPFDPDDTVLEAILKSSDKVMDLIYEYEVVCKELETKHSEDPSLIDRMSQLAHELDVCGAWELESNAKTVLGKLGLYDLEAKMGTLSGGQRKRVALAHALVVPSDGLILDEPTNHLDADSVEWLEQYIRRYQGAVLLITHDRYFLDRVATRMLELDGHTATTYTGGYSSYLQQKAEQEEQAIRDDRKRQALVRQELDWMRGGCKARTTKQKARMLRAETFVYAPKKEKQKELEIGFGAGRLGDKIIEFHKVSKSYGDKLLLHEFEYHLQKGDRIGIIGPNGSGKTTLFDMITGRVKPDSGHIDIGKTVNIGYYDQQSRGLDDSKRVIEFIQEEAEQIKLKDGTVFSAARMLERFLFAPSTQYSYIRTLSGGERRRLYLLKQLIGSPNVLLLDEPTNDLDIPTLRVLEDYLDTYQGCLIVVSHDRYFLDRTVEYIFAYEANGTVRRYPGNYTVYLDMKAALAEKEKDDRKSGSKEQQKILPVVSAKPKQSRLGSKEKRELEQLESSIHEGETRQSEIAAKLAAAGSDFELQQKLGTELQELQKQLEREMARWTELAELA from the coding sequence ATGGTGCTCTTAACAGTTGAAGGATTACAGAAAAAGTATGGTTTGAAACATCTTTTTACCGATGTCTCATTCGGTATAGATGACCGCGACAAGATAGGGATTATCGGGGCGAACGGCAGCGGAAAGAGTACGCTGCTGAAAATTCTTGCCGGGGTGGAAACTCCCGATAAAGGCAAGGTGATGGTGGCAAACCAGAAGCGGATTGCCTATCTCCCCCAGGACTCTCCCTTCGATCCGGATGATACGGTGCTCGAAGCCATTCTGAAATCGAGCGATAAGGTCATGGATCTTATCTATGAATATGAGGTTGTCTGCAAGGAGCTTGAGACAAAACACAGCGAGGATCCCTCGCTGATAGACCGCATGAGCCAGCTTGCCCATGAACTCGACGTCTGCGGAGCCTGGGAGCTGGAGTCGAATGCCAAGACGGTGCTTGGCAAGCTTGGTCTTTATGACCTGGAGGCTAAAATGGGCACCCTTTCCGGCGGTCAGCGCAAGCGGGTAGCCCTTGCCCATGCTCTCGTTGTGCCGAGTGACGGCCTGATACTTGATGAGCCGACCAACCATCTCGATGCCGACAGCGTTGAGTGGCTTGAGCAGTATATCCGCCGCTACCAGGGTGCCGTGCTGCTTATCACCCATGACCGATACTTCCTCGACCGCGTAGCGACACGCATGCTTGAGCTTGACGGTCATACAGCTACAACCTATACCGGAGGGTACTCAAGCTACCTGCAGCAGAAGGCCGAGCAGGAGGAGCAGGCAATACGCGATGACCGCAAACGCCAGGCTCTTGTGCGTCAGGAGCTTGACTGGATGCGCGGCGGCTGCAAAGCCCGCACCACCAAGCAGAAAGCCCGCATGCTGCGTGCTGAAACATTTGTCTATGCACCGAAAAAGGAGAAGCAGAAAGAGCTTGAAATCGGCTTCGGCGCGGGACGGCTCGGTGACAAGATTATCGAGTTTCACAAGGTCTCGAAATCCTATGGCGACAAACTGCTGCTGCACGAATTTGAATACCACCTCCAGAAGGGAGACCGCATCGGCATTATCGGGCCGAACGGTTCGGGCAAAACAACCCTTTTTGATATGATTACCGGGCGCGTCAAACCCGACAGCGGCCATATCGATATCGGCAAAACCGTCAACATCGGCTATTACGATCAGCAGAGCAGGGGACTGGATGACAGCAAGCGGGTTATTGAGTTCATTCAGGAGGAGGCTGAGCAGATCAAGCTGAAGGATGGAACGGTCTTTTCGGCGGCCAGAATGCTTGAGCGTTTTCTCTTTGCCCCCTCAACCCAGTACAGCTATATCCGTACGCTCTCGGGCGGAGAGCGCCGCAGGCTCTACCTGCTCAAGCAGCTTATCGGCTCTCCCAATGTGCTGCTGCTTGACGAGCCGACCAACGATCTTGATATTCCCACGCTCCGGGTGCTTGAGGACTACCTCGACACCTATCAGGGGTGCCTCATTGTGGTCAGTCACGACCGCTATTTTCTTGACCGTACTGTTGAGTATATCTTTGCCTATGAAGCCAATGGCACGGTACGCCGCTACCCCGGCAACTATACCGTCTATCTTGATATGAAGGCTGCTCTGGCGGAGAAGGAGAAGGATGACAGGAAATCGGGATCGAAAGAGCAGCAGAAGATTCTTCCGGTGGTGTCGGCAAAGCCGAAGCAGAGCCGGCTCGGCAGCAAGGAGAAGCGTGAACTTGAACAGCTTGAAAGCTCCATTCATGAGGGCGAAACCCGGCAGTCGGAGATAGCGGCCAAACTTGCTGCAGCCGGCAGTGATTTTGAGCTGCAGCAGAAGCTGGGAACCGAACTGCAGGAGCTTCAGAAGCAGCTTGAGAGGGAGATGGCCAGGTGGACGGAGTTGGCGGAACTGGCCTGA
- a CDS encoding DNA alkylation repair protein produces the protein MLTAEAISARLELLGDPQAACFALRFFKTGSGEYGEGDLFRGIRVPVLRKLAPALDNVPPEEVIRLLASAFHEDRLLALLLLIRRFRKADGVEQERIYNSYLANTLHINNWDLVDISAEHIVGSFLRNRDRAPLYRLAVSESLWERRIAIVSTFHFIRCNEFHDTLAIAGMLLNDPEELIHKAAGWMLREVGKRDQPAEEEFLRVHCRRMPRVMLRYAIERFEEGKRQRYLKGLV, from the coding sequence ATGCTGACAGCTGAAGCTATATCCGCCCGGCTTGAACTGCTGGGCGATCCCCAGGCGGCATGCTTTGCCTTGAGGTTTTTCAAAACCGGGTCCGGAGAGTACGGCGAAGGGGATCTCTTTCGCGGTATTCGGGTTCCTGTTTTGAGAAAGCTTGCCCCCGCACTGGACAACGTGCCTCCGGAGGAGGTGATCCGTCTGCTTGCTTCTGCGTTTCATGAAGACCGTCTGCTTGCCCTTCTTTTGCTTATCCGCCGTTTTCGCAAGGCTGACGGTGTTGAACAGGAGAGGATCTACAACAGCTATCTGGCCAATACTCTCCACATCAACAACTGGGACCTGGTTGATATTTCGGCGGAGCACATTGTCGGCTCTTTTTTGCGCAATCGTGACCGGGCGCCACTCTACCGGCTTGCTGTTTCGGAGAGCCTCTGGGAGCGCAGGATTGCCATCGTCTCAACCTTTCATTTTATCCGCTGTAATGAGTTTCACGATACCCTTGCGATAGCAGGGATGCTGCTCAACGACCCGGAGGAGCTGATTCACAAGGCTGCAGGCTGGATGCTCCGTGAGGTCGGCAAGCGGGATCAGCCCGCAGAGGAGGAGTTTCTGCGGGTGCACTGCCGCAGGATGCCGAGAGTGATGCTGCGCTACGCCATTGAACGGTTTGAGGAGGGGAAGCGGCAGCGATATCTCAAGGGGCTGGTGTAG